A section of the Kluyveromyces lactis strain NRRL Y-1140 chromosome F complete sequence genome encodes:
- the RGT1 gene encoding Rgt1p (some similarities with uniprot|P32862 Saccharomyces cerevisiae YKL038W RGT1 Glucose-responsive transcription factor that regulates expression of several glucose transporter (HXT) genes in response to glucose binds to promoters and acts both as a transcriptional activator and repressor): MLSALIQNGMSKSGDPTDVENNTTNGSSSTTDNANDVGRGVNTENNSKLENDSSNAATITTSKQDPSAVDEATTPRSINTGASTVPEPDNTRRDSVSSNVSTATTESRRRSKVSRACDQCRKKKIKCDFIEGHDINPDQSCTGCRKIGEKCSFERIPLKRGPSKGYTRSNSQSRERRGSQRRRSSSEVSQKGKKPSVSNPVNAVNESKSEVDASLHPGQSATSTTNVSLHPLLQYLPGMNHSAVSASSPSALQQPFWKVPYHEYQNQRRPSLDSLASDSSQKPGGKTNQQQPLPSQSQPQSLQNIGNSRSNTGPLPTQDTFRNQRYYYQPSQDSVSEAGSDNRRGSSAIPPLLNPAIQLQQQQYSYSQFAIAQQQQQQQQQQQQQQLQLQQHLQQQHQLQQQQSLHSPQANTMNASTGISNGGFVPYSGNKGLPSGGHVLERTDSVASDAMSLNASPNIYTAEVESAPASPVQKKRKRSNRSSTSKKGKSTQQNLPATTPTLINYGQIADAQLIDTYYAYIHLRFPIIPINKDTLTNDLLLVNTQPISELHELNNYILLWFRNSLELLIRICLKDKESEEILYQQSTFVSAINECFQKIVDIHPRFRDLETQIDEKIATIYLVTFIILNCTLALVSYNNSFVLGMSVIIFNELKLWKNFIFGNWNTVTGHDKICLRLYFELNTFDSLQSCSFGVPKLMNLKLDETTASKLFYDEVSNDGTGQETDKWNVDEDPERIRIIVDNMELGYFLSRLCQARRSSFEKPLPLVGEHNENKTIPGLFRAFLSIKRQFTDTLLDLPDAEGKLPEMTPELVTRLSNMICDLTTTIHDLLKLNVEVNPTNCLELFPDNSMQTVDESSAHNSAAQSSDPSNIEVGTVSPYVIAIYKDLFNVVELIKNMPTSLIGCVMGTQAPNFDSQPLVLQLSQCMNNMLQITTFTSSLSPFKIFKHELNAQSKNKTIDAVPLWKQKMKSSLAPLQTAITPQEIMMAQFIDIAWCIADTEELGWFNQ; this comes from the coding sequence aTGCTAAGCGCATTAATTCAAAATGGAATGTCAAAGTCTGGCGATCCAACAGATGTGGAAAACAATACTACAAACGGATCGTCAAGTACCACGGACAATGCCAATGATGTCGGAAGAGGTGTTAACACTGAAAATAACTccaaattggaaaatgacaGCTCGAATGCAGCGACGATAACTACATCGAAACAGGACCCATCTGCTGTAGATGAAGCAACGACTCCGAGGTCGATCAATACAGGAGCTTCTACAGTACCTGAGCCTGATAATACAAGAAGAGATTCTGTTAGCAGCAATGTGTCAACGGCGACAACAGAATCGAGAAGAAGATCTAAGGTGAGCAGAGCTTGTGACCAATGtcgaaagaagaaaattaaATGTGACTTTATTGAGGGGCACGATATAAACCCAGATCAGAGCTGCACTGGTTGTCGCAaaattggtgaaaaatgCAGTTTCGAAAGAATTCCGCTGAAAAGAGGACCGTCCAAAGGGTATACTAGATCAAATAGCCAAAGCAGAGAAAGACGAGGCTCTCAGCGACGcagatcttcttctgaagtCTCTCAGAAGGGCAAGAAACCTTCTGTTAGTAATCCTGTGAATGCAGTTAAcgaatcaaaatcagaagtGGATGCTTCCTTACACCCAGGTCAATCTGCTACATCGACGACGAACGTATCATTACATCCATTGTTACAGTACTTACCAGGAATGAACCATTCTGCAGTGTCTGCTTCATCTCCTTCAGCTTTGCAACAACCTTTTTGGAAAGTTCCTTATCACGAGTACCAGAACCAGCGAAGGCCATCGCTTGATTCATTGGCTAGTGATTCTTCACAAAAACCCGGTGGTAAAAcaaatcaacaacagccaCTTCCGTCGCAATCACAACCACAGTCGTTACAAAATATCGGTAACTCAAGGTCAAACACTGGGCCATTACCTACGCAGGACACTTTCCGCAACCAGAGGTACTACTATCAACCGTCACAAGATTCGGTGTCCGAAGCAGGCTCAGATAACAGAAGAGGATCATCTGCCATCCCACCACTCCTTAACCCGGCCATTCAGcttcaacagcagcagtaTTCTTACTCACAATTTGCCATAGcgcagcagcagcagcagcagcaacaacaacaacaacaacaacaattgcAATTACAACAACATctacaacaacaacatcagttacaacaacagcaatcCCTTCATTCGCCCCAAGCCAACACTATGAATGCTAGTACAGGTATATCGAATGGAGGATTTGTGCCATATTCAGGGAATAAGGGACTTCCTTCAGGTGGTCACGTTCTAGAGAGAACGGATAGTGTTGCTAGTGATGCAATGTCGTTAAATGCCTCCCCGAATATTTACACTGCAGAGGTAGAATCGGCTCCAGCGTCACCtgttcaaaagaagagaaagagatcAAATAGATCAAGTACATcaaaaaaagggaaatcTACCCAACAGAACCTGCCTGCTACTACTCCTACTTTGATTAACTACGGTCAGATCGCTGATGCCCAATTAATTGACACATACTATGCATATATCCATTTGAGGTTCCCTATTATTCCTATCAATAAAGACACTTTAACTAATGATCTATTACTCGTCAATACCCAACCAATTTCCGAATTACATGAATTAAACAACTACATCTTACTTTGGTTCAGAAATTCATTGGAACTACTTATTCGCATCTGTTTAAAAGACaaagaatcagaagaaatattGTATCAACAATCAACGTTTGTCAGTGCTATCAATGAATGTTTCCAGAAAATTGTGGATATTCATCCAAGGTTTAGAGACTTGGAAACCCAAATTGATGAGAAAATTGCTACGATATATCTTGTTACATTCATTATCCTCAATTGTACTTTGGCTTTAGTCAGCTATAACAACTCTTTCGTCCTTGGAATGTCGGTaattattttcaatgaattaaaGCTCTGGAAAAATTTTATCTTCGGCAATTGGAATACTGTTACTGGTCACGATAAGATCTGTTTGCGATTGtattttgaattgaatacaTTTGACTCTTTACAATCTTGTTCTTTCGGTGTGCCCAAAttaatgaatttgaagcTTGACGAAACGACTGCATCAAAGCTATTTTATGACGAAGTATCAAATGATGGTACCGGCCAGGAAACGGATAAATGGAACGTTGACGAGGATCCAGAAAGAATTCGAATTATAGTTGATAATATGGAGTTAGGCTATTTCCTATCAAGACTATGCCAAGCCAGAAGATCGTCTTTCGAGAAACCTCTACCTCTTGTCGGTGAACATaacgaaaataaaactaTACCAGGCCTATTCCGTGCATTCCTTTCAATTAAAAGACAATTCACTGACACTTTACTTGACTTACCAGATGCTGAGGGGAAGCTACCAGAAATGACACCAGAGCTTGTCACGAGACTAAGCAATATGATTTGTGATTTGACCACAACCATTCATGACTTACTAAAACTAAATGTCGAGGTCAACCCCACTAATTGTTTAGAGTTGTTCCCCGACAATTCTATGCAAACGGTAGACGAATCTTCGGCACACAATTCAGCAGCACAATCATCAGATCCGTCGAATATTGAAGTTGGGACCGTATCACCCTACGTTATCGCAATATACAAAGATCTATTTAACgttgttgaattgattAAGAACATGCCAACCTCGTTAATTGGATGCGTTATGGGTACACAGGCTCCAAACTTCGATTCACAGCCACTAGTACTACAACTATCTCAATGCATGAACAACATGCTACAGATAACAACCTTTACTAGCAGTTTGAGCCCTTTCAAGATATTTAAACATGAACTGAATGCTCAatccaaaaacaaaaccaTAGATGCAGTACCATTGtggaaacagaaaatgaaaagttctttaGCACCTCTCCAAACGGCAATAACACCACAAGAAATAATGATGGCCCAGTTCATAGACATTGCATGGTGCATTGCAGACACTGAAGAACTAGGATGGTTTAATCAGTAA
- the YLF2 gene encoding Ylf2p (similar to uniprot|P38746 Saccharomyces cerevisiae YHL014C YLF2 Protein of unknown function, has weak similarity to E. coli GTP-binding protein gtp1), producing the protein MHLIHQSIKRFYTVLGRPSNNLASGIVGLANVGKSTFFQAITKSKLGNPANYPFATIEPEESKVIVPSFKLDHLHKLYESQKKIPATLSIFDIAGLTRGASSGEGLGNKFLNDIRHVDGIYQVVRGFENDEITHIEGNVDPVRDLSLVQDELVLKDLEWLEGARERINKKINRSPKNSPEFLEMHLELRLLEELEAHMYEGRKLSHFKQNWTEEEIKILNKHNFLTAKPTLVLLNVAPKDYLLQENKFLKKIKDWIQEYAPGDEVMLFSAELETKYNELDNNLQEFEAFCKEIIGKEKLEVPLTALPNIIIKMRELLQLISFYTCGPIEARQWTIRKGTLAPEAAGTIHSDLEKTFISANIIKFDDIKKMDPPLQESQLKSQGKIKRGGKQYVVEDGDIIHFKATSGKK; encoded by the coding sequence ATGCATCTAATTCACCAATCTATAAAACGGTTTTATACCGTACTGGGACGACCTTCAAATAATCTAGCTTCAGGCATCGTTGGATTGGCCAATGTAGGTAAATCAACGTTTTTCCAGGCAATAACCAAGTCGAAATTGGGTAATCCAGCTAACTACCCTTTTGCCACTATAGAACCCGAAGAGTCCAAGGTTATTGTACCCAGCTTTAAATTGGACCATCTTCATAAACTCTATGAGAGTCAGAAGAAAATTCCAGCTACACTTTCCATTTTCGATATTGCTGGATTAACAAGAGGAGCATCAAGTGGGGAAGGTTTGGGAAACAAGTTCCTTAATGATATTCGGCACGTAGACGGAATATACCAAGTGGTTCGAggatttgaaaatgatgaaattactcatattgaaggaaatgTGGATCCAGTTAGAGACTTGTCATTAGTGCAAGATGAACTGGTGCTGAAAGATCTCGAATGGCTGGAAGGTgcaagagaaagaattaacaAAAAGATAAACAGATCTCCGAAAAACTCTCCAGAATTCTTAGAAATGCATCTTGAACTGAGATTGCTAGAGGAATTAGAGGCCCATATGTACGAGGGAAGAAAATTGTCACACTTCAAGCAGAACTGGACAGAGGAAGAGATTAAAATCCTGAATAAACACAACTTTCTAACAGCTAAACCAACCCTGGTTCTACTTAACGTTGCTCCCAAAGATTATCTTTTGcaagaaaacaaattcttgaagaaaatcAAGGATTGGATCCAAGAATATGCGCCTGGAGACGAAGTGATGCTGTTTAGTGCTGAACTTGAAACGAAGTACAACGAATTGGACAACAATCTCCAAGAATTTGAGGCTTTTTGCAAAGAGATCATCGGTAAAGAGAAGTTGGAAGTACCTCTGACAGCACTCCCaaatattatcatcaaaatgAGAGAGTTATTGCAATTGATCAGTTTTTACACCTGTGGACCAATTGAGGCTCGTCAATGGACCATTAGGAAAGGAACGTTGGCACCAGAAGCTGCTGGAACTATCCATAGTGATTTAGAAAAGACATTTATCAGTGCTAACATTATAAAATTcgatgatatcaaaaaaatggaTCCTCCGCTTCAAGAGTCGCAATTGAAGTCTCAAGGGAAGATCAAAAGAGGCGGTAAACAATATGTGGTCGAAGACGGTGATATAATCCACTTCAAAGCTACTAGTGGTAAAAAATAA
- the OTU2 gene encoding deubiquitinase OTU2 (similar to uniprot|P38747 Saccharomyces cerevisiae YHL013C Hypothetical ORF), protein MSTETAQEELLARHRKERKDLTNQITSLKKQASKKTRKQVNAKCTDLEQELDTRHKSELAKLNGVAFEHSDSEEITPAQLLAQLSLDQDPVQSVCKTDELQQREPELQGKKRRNRQKERLAKRDAEVARIKQQAMEEAAEQPNLKDIEQNSLDKVCVVLNLKQFDIQPDGHCLFNSILDQLRLRHQTNNDIEYDYNFPEEYTGTKYVSEMDVYSLRSLSSSFIRENRDDFIPYLFDENTMTVKDLDEYTKTMETTAQWGGEVEILALSKVFNSTISILMSGRSTYRINEDAKNPELKIVYYKHSYTLGEHYNSLHDL, encoded by the coding sequence ATGTCTACTGAAACTGCACAAGAGGAGCTGCTTGCGCGTCATCGCAAGGAACGTAAAGATTTGACCAATCAGAttacttctttgaagaagcaagCATCAAAGAAGACGAGGAAGCAAGTAAATGCCAAATGTACAGACTTAGAACAGGAACTTGATACTCGACATAAATCAGAGCTCGCAAAGTTGAACGGTGTTGCTTTTGAGCATTCTGATTCGGAAGAAATCACACCAGCTCAATTATTAGCTCAATTGTCCTTAGATCAAGATCCTGTGCAATCTGTTTGTAAAACCGATGAGTTGCAACAGCGAGAACCAGAGTTACAGGGAAAGAAACGTAGGAATAGACAAAAGGAGCGATTGGCAAAAAGGGATGCAGAGGTTGCAAGAATTAAACAACAGGCAATGGAAGAGGCAGCCGAGCAGCCGAACTTGAAAGATATTGAGCAAAACTCTTTGGATAAAGTTTGTGTAGTGCTAaatttgaaacaattcGATATCCAGCCGGATGGACACTGTTTGTTTAATAGTATTCTAGATCAACTGAGGCTCCGCCATCAGACTAATAATGACATTGAGTATGATTATAACTTTCCAGAGGAATATACAGGTACCAAGTACGTGTCTGAAATGGACGTCTATTCGTTGAGATCgctttcatcatcattcaTTAGGGAGAACCGTGACGATTTCATCCCATATCTTTTCGATGAAAATACAATGACCGTAAAGGATCTTGATGAGTATACAAAAACTATGGAAACTACAGCCCAATGGGGTGGAGAAGTAGAAATTTTGGCACTATCAAAAGTTTTTAACAGTACCATTAGCATTTTGATGTCAGGAAGATCCACTTACAGGATAAATGAAGACGCGAAGAATCCCGAACTCAAGATCGTATACTACAAACATTCGTATACGCTCGGAGAGCATTATAACTCGTTGCATGATCTGTAG
- the RPS20 gene encoding 40S ribosomal protein uS10 (similar to uniprot|P38701 Saccharomyces cerevisiae YHL015W RPS20), with the protein MSQVEKKSEQQQEVVIHKIRINLTSTKVKQLENVSANIIKNAETFKLVKKGPVRLPTKVLKISTRKTPNGEGSKTWDTYEMRIHKRYIDLEAPAHIVKRITQITIEPGVDVEVIIAA; encoded by the coding sequence ATGTCtcaagttgaaaagaaatctgaacaacaacaagaagttGTGATCCACAAGATCAGAATTAACTTGACCTCCACTAAGGTCAAGCAATTGGAAAACGTTTCTGCCAACATCATCAAGAATGCTGAAACTTTCAAGTTGGTCAAGAAGGGTCCAGTCAGATTACCTACTAAGGTCTTGAAGATCTCCACCAGAAAGACCCCTAACGGTGAAGGTTCTAAGACTTGGGATACTTACGAAATGAGAATCCACAAGAGATACATCGACTTGGAAGCTCCAGCTCACATCGTCAAGAGAATCACCCAAATCACCATTGAACCTGGTGTGGATGTCGAAGTCATCATCGCTGCCTAA
- a CDS encoding URC4/urg3 family protein (conserved hypothetical protein) gives MTHTECEDLEYLRSIQSVRETCKKVYGPPLQTENGDSTHFEVDLGKMSKVTDYLVNIIERDYKNLGDIPVHGRWQHLNCNGIDRMGSLINSWAAQNIDPLEVCRRLIDLITFSVIVDAGAGSEWSFVEKETKINRSEGLAVASFYMFKDGALSHDKSQTVQGSRLKDFSQQDFDKGFQISSKNSLQGYEGRIQLIRSLGKSLSERPELFGEDARPGNIIDHLYKLNGSENIDLQQLWEVLMTGYTSIWPTGRLTLNGEPLGDCWVYKTENDEIIVSFHKLTQWLCYSLLRPLEEFGYKFNISSKDLQTGLPEYRNGGLFYDLGVLSLKEEYLNIGLTNSKKYGYDPSIPTFTPDDGVIVEWRCLTIGLLDILLPLVNDKLGSNLQLSQLIEAGTWKAGREIAAELRSKTSGPPINLHSDGTVF, from the coding sequence ATGACACACACAGAATGCGAAGACTTGGAGTACTTAAGATCCATTCAATCCGTTAGGGAAACTTGTAAGAAAGTATACGGCCCCCCTTTGCAAACAGAAAATGGTGACAGTACACATTTTGAAGTGGATCTGGGTAAAATGTCGAAAGTGACAGATTACTTGGTCAAtattattgaaagagattACAAGAACCTAGGCGATATTCCTGTTCATGGAAGATGGCAACATTTAAACTGTAACGGTATTGATAGAATGGGATCTCTCATTAATTCCTGGGCTGCCCAGAACATCGATCCTTTGGAGGTATGCAGACGGTTGATTGATTTGATAACGTTTAGTGTGATTGTCGATGCTGGTGCAGGTTCAGAATGGTCTTTTGTTGAGAAAGAAACTAAGATTAACAGATCAGAAGGACTAGCGGTGGCCTCTTTCTATATGTTCAAAGATGGTGCCTTATCGCATGATAAATCTCAGACAGTACAAGGTTCTAGATTGAAAGACTTCAGTCAAcaagattttgataaaggGTTTCAGATAAGTAGTAAGAACTCTTTGCAAGGTTACGAAGGTAGAATTCAGTTGATCAGAAGTTTAGGGAAATCCCTTTCTGAAAGACCTGAGTTATTCGGTGAAGATGCCAGGCCTGGTAATATAATTGATCACCTTTACAAATTAAATGGCTCTGAAAACATTGATTTGCAACAGTTGTGGGAGGTTCTAATGACTGGATATACCTCTATATGGCCTACTGGAAGATTAACTCTGAACGGTGAACCTTTAGGCGATTGCTGGGTGTATAAAACCGAAAACGATGAAATTATCGTGTCATTTCATAAATTGACGCAGTGGTTATGTTATTCATTATTGAGACCACTAGAGGAATTTGGCTACAAGTTCAATATATCTTCCAAGGACTTGCAAACAGGTCTACCAGAGTACAGAAACGGGGGGTTGTTCTACGATTTGGGTGTActatctttgaaagaagaatatttgaacaTTGGATTGACTAATTCGAAGAAGTATGGATATGATCCGTCAATCCCAACATTCACGCCCGATGATGGTGTAATTGTAGAATGGAGATGTCTTACCATTGGGCTCTTGGACATCTTGTTACCATTAGTAAACGATAAATTAGGTTCTAATTTACAATTGTCACAGTTGATAGAAGCTGGAACCTGGAAAGCTGGAAGAGAAATTGCCGCAGAACTTAGATCAAAAACATCTGGGCCACCGATCAATTTACACAGTGATGGCACAGTTTTTTGA
- a CDS encoding UTP--glucose-1-phosphate uridylyltransferase (highly similar to uniprot|P32861 Saccharomyces cerevisiae YKL035W UGP1 UDP-glucose pyrophosphorylase or UTP-glucose-1-phosphate uridylyltransferase EC:2.7.7.9) — protein sequence MSTVKKHTKTHSTYAFESNTNSVAASQMRNALNKLVDSVNDDTVRSKFENEMDSFFSLFRRYLAEKSSGNTLDWDKIKSPSADEVVDYKVVESSQAENVSNLDKLAVLKLNGGLGTSMGCVGPKSVIEVRDGNTFLDLSVRQIEYLNRQYDSDVPLLLMNSFNTDADTEHLIKKYSANRIRIRSFNQSKFPRVLRDSLLPVPQSFNDALDSWYPPGHGDLFESLHSSGELDALLAQGREILFVSNGDNLGATVDLKILNHMIETGAEYIMELTDKTRADVKGGTLISYDGQVRLLEVAQVPKEHVDEFKNIRKFKNFNTNNLWINLRAIKRLIESQALSMEIIPNQKTITRNGHEINVLQLETACGAAIRHFKGAHGVVVPRSRFLPVKTCSDLLMVKSDLFFLEHGALKIDPTRFGANPLIKLGSHFKKVSGFNCHIPHIPKIIELDHLTITGNVYLGKNVTLKGTVIIVCSEGQRIDIPNGSVLENVVITGNLQILEH from the coding sequence ATGTCAACAGTGAAGAAGCATACCAAAACTCATTCCACATACGCGTTTGAGAGCAACACAAACAGTGTTGCTGCATCTCAAATGAGAAATgcattgaacaaattgGTTGATTCGGTAAATGATGATACTGTCCGTAGCAAGTTTGAGAACGAAATGGATTCGTTCTTTTCCCTATTTAGGAGATATTTGGCTGAAAAGTCTAGTGGTAATACTTTGGATTGGGATAAGATCAAATCCCCTAGCGCGGATGAAGTTGTGGATTATAAGGTCGTTGAATCATCTCAGGCCGAAAACGTGTCCAACTTGGATAAATTGGCagttttgaagttgaaCGGTGGCTTAGGTACCTCAATGGGTTGCGTGGGTCCTAAATCAGTGATCGAAGTTAGGGATGGTAACacttttcttgatttgtCCGTTCGTCAAATTGAGTATTTGAATAGACAATACGACTCAGATGTTCCGTTGCTATTGATGAACTCATTCAATACCGATGCCGACACTGAACACTTGATCAAGAAATACTCTGCAAACAGGATCAGAATTAGATCTTTTAACCAGTCAAAGTTCCCTCGTGTTCTGAGGGATTCTTTACTACCTGTGCCACAATCTTTCAACGATGCATTAGACTCCTGGTACCCACCTGGCCATGGTGATTTGTTTGAGTCCTTGCATTCTTCCGGGGAATTGGATGCTCTATTGGCTCAAGGAAGGGAGATcttgtttgtttcaaaCGGTGATAACTTGGGTGCTACTGTTGATCTCAAGATTTTAAACCACATGATTGAAACTGGGGCTGAATACATAATGGAATTAACCGACAAGACAAGAGCAGATGTCAAGGGTGGTACTTTGATCTCATACGATGGCCAAGTGCGTTTGCTAGAAGTTGCCCAGGTTCCTAAGGAACATGTTGACGAATTCAAGAACATCAGaaaattcaagaacttcaaCACCAACAATTTATGGATCAACCTAAGAGCTATCAAGAGATTGATTGAATCACAAGCATTATCTATGGAAATCATCCCTAATCAAAAGACAATTACTAGAAATGGTCACGAAATAAATGTCTTACAACTAGAAACCGCATGCGGTGCTGCCATCAGGCATTTCAAGGGTGCCCATGGTGTTGTTGTCCCAAGATCAAGGTTCCTTCCTGTAAAGACTTGTTCTGATTTATTAATGGTCAAATCTGACTTGTTCTTCCTAGAACACGGTGCCTTAAAGATCGATCCAACAAGGTTCGGTGCAAATCCATTAATCAAACTAGGTTCTCATTTCAAAAAAGTGTCCGGGTTTAACTGCCATATTCCTCATATTCCAAAGATTATCGAACTAGATCATCTAACCATTACTGGTAATGTTTATTTGGGTAAAAACGTCACTCTTAAGGGAACTGTGATCATTGTTTGCTCTGAAGGtcaaagaattgatatcCCTAATGGATCTGTTTTGGAGAACGTTGTTATTACTGGTAACTTACAAATATTAGAGCACTGA
- a CDS encoding uncharacterized protein (similar to uniprot|P32857 Saccharomyces cerevisiae YKL039W PTM1 Putative membrane protein) has product MNFKLNWVTLFCTALWLHFATANKGTITEKQNQICSGMYSKEDWSGRVDPYISFDLKKLNKEGISVVIFDFQDYIHIGAKTKAGVVKYICDEEAIKENLCQEKNKNQFIISPEAYDPDSDTEKSLSADIHTFYVGNTGLVKDKYAIKKTGYYCVGTYAKDTGISYKAEVNFRNSFGNLAASEINKLPLYGLLAIFYVVAMALYLFAFWKHKHELLPLQKYLLAAFVFLTIDTIFIWGYYDLKNTKGSTAGTTVYMVIVSILNSAKITMSLFLLLVICKGYGVVYPKLNKTTMRRVQFFSVLTFAISVAALIQNYMTPSDSTSMVPLFFFIPLGICFMIFYFLILQSLDQTVKYLKQQKQIVKLGMYKKLIIIFYVALFVIFGGIILSSFVLIGMSSIEMVEQHWRTRFFFVDFWPSLVYYAVFVALSFTWRPTSTSYMLAVSQQLPTDPENVADFDLDDLQSLEQEWNQEYEQPAGSEPNEADLNFSDDENDKKKPVQPSA; this is encoded by the coding sequence aaattgaattggGTCACTTTGTTTTGTACGGCCCTTTGGTTGCATTTTGCGACGGCCAATAAGGGTACTATCACAGAGAAGCAGAATCAAATCTGCAGTGGTATGTATTCTAAAGAGGATTGGAGTGGTCGTGTAGATCCATATATTTCGTTcgatttaaagaaattgaacaaagaagGCATCTCTGTGGTGatctttgatttccaaGATTACATCCACATTGGGGCTAAGACGAAAGCGGGTGTAGTTAAGTATATCTGTGACGAAGAAGCGATAAAAGAGAATCTAtgtcaagaaaagaacaagaaccAGTTTATCATTTCACCTGAAGCGTATGATCCAGATAGTGATACCGAAAAGTCATTAAGTGCCGACATTCATACGTTCTATGTGGGAAATACAGGTCTTGTGAAGGACAAATATGCCATTAAGAAAACTGGTTACTATTGTGTTGGTACTTACGCTAAGGACACTGGGATCTCTTACAAGGCTGAGGTAAATTTCAGGAATAGTTTTGGTAATCTAGCTGCTTCTGAAATTAACAAATTGCCATTGTATGGGTTATTGGCAATCTTTTATGTTGTCGCTATGGCCTTGTACTTATTTGCCTTCTGGAAACACAAGCATGAACTATTGCCCTTGCAAAAATATTTACTGGCTGCATTTGTGTTTTTAACCATTGATACAATCTTCATTTGGGGTTACTATGACTTGAAGAACACTAAGGGTTCGACCGCTGGTACCACTGTTTACATGGTCATTGTTTCAATCTTGAACTCTGCAAAGATCACCATGTCTCTATTCTTACTTCTTGTTATTTGCAAAGGTTACGGTGTGGTTTACCCTAAATTGAACAAGACCACGATGAGACGTGTTCAATTTTTCTCCGTACTTACGTTTGCTATATCTGTCGCTGCCCTTATTCAAAACTATATGACTCCTTCAGATTCGACATCCATGGTCCCattgtttttctttatcCCATTAGGCATCTGTTTCATGATTTTCTACTTCTTGATTCTACAATCCCTCGATCAAACTGTCAAATACTTGAAGCAACAAAAGCAAATCGTTAAATTGGGCATGTacaaaaaattgataattATTTTTTATGTCGCCTTATTCGTTATTTTTGGTGGTATAATTCTATCCTCTTTTGTTTTAATCGGTATGAGTAGTATCGAGATGGTCGAACAACATTGGAGAActagattcttctttgtgGATTTCTGGCCATCCTTGGTATATTATGCCGTATTCGTTGCTCTTTCCTTCACATGGAGACCTACATCTACTTCTTATATGTTAGCTGTGTCGCAACAATTGCCAACAGATCCAGAAAATGTTGCAGATTTCGATCTAGACGATTTGcaatctttggaacaagaatGGAACCAAGAGTACGAACAACCAGCCGGATCTGAACCAAATGAAGCAGACCTAAATTTCtcagatgatgaaaacgaTAAGAAAAAGCCGGTGCAACCATCAGCCTGA